The following coding sequences lie in one Vibrio toranzoniae genomic window:
- the putP gene encoding sodium/proline symporter PutP, whose amino-acid sequence MENSFAITTTFIAYLIMMLAIGVIAYKRTSNSTDYFLGGRSLGPWPAALSAGASDMSGWLLLGLPGYAYAAGFEAFWLAGGLLVGTWANWLISAKRLRTYSITTESLTLPEFLSRRFNDNSKLIQTISAFFILLFFLFYTSSGLVAGGKLFETVFGLDYTTAVIIGTVCVVSYTLFGGFLAVSWTDLVQGLLMSAALLIVPIAAMNGGLGQLSTDLHNINPELLTLWNDAKGEPLSAIAIISLAAWGLGYFGQPHILARFKATRSNKDLTTARRIAVIWTALSMIGAMLVGLVGLVYVTNSGAPKLEDGEKIFMLLVNAMFHPVIAGILLAAILAAIMSTADSQLLVSSSAMAEDLYKQVLKKDATSEEIVRVGRFAVILISLIALALAMTPDSSVLGLVSYAWAGFGAAFGPAIVLSLYWSRMNRNGALAGIVVGGVTIVLWKQFTGGWFDVYEIVPGIILSTISIVIVSLITGEPEEQVKKQHAEFEKNLVELD is encoded by the coding sequence ATAGAAAACAGCTTTGCAATAACGACGACGTTTATTGCGTATCTAATTATGATGCTAGCAATCGGTGTTATTGCTTACAAACGTACATCTAACTCAACTGACTACTTCCTAGGTGGTCGTTCGTTAGGCCCATGGCCTGCTGCACTTTCTGCTGGTGCATCAGACATGAGTGGTTGGCTGCTACTTGGCCTACCAGGTTACGCTTACGCTGCTGGCTTTGAAGCATTCTGGCTTGCTGGTGGACTACTTGTTGGTACTTGGGCGAACTGGCTAATCAGTGCTAAACGTCTACGTACTTACAGCATTACAACAGAATCACTGACGTTGCCTGAGTTCCTATCTCGTCGTTTCAATGATAACTCGAAGTTGATTCAAACGATCTCTGCTTTCTTTATCCTTTTATTCTTCCTTTTCTACACAAGTTCAGGCTTAGTAGCAGGTGGTAAATTGTTTGAAACGGTATTCGGTCTAGATTATACAACAGCAGTTATTATCGGCACGGTATGTGTGGTTTCGTATACCCTGTTTGGTGGCTTCCTTGCGGTATCTTGGACTGACTTGGTTCAAGGTCTGTTGATGTCTGCTGCGCTATTGATTGTACCAATCGCAGCTATGAACGGTGGCCTTGGTCAGCTATCTACTGACCTTCATAACATCAACCCAGAGCTACTAACGCTATGGAATGATGCGAAAGGTGAGCCTCTTTCTGCTATCGCGATCATCTCGCTAGCGGCATGGGGTCTAGGTTACTTTGGTCAGCCACACATCCTTGCTCGTTTCAAAGCAACGCGTAGCAATAAAGACCTAACAACAGCGCGTCGTATCGCTGTGATATGGACTGCACTGTCTATGATTGGTGCTATGTTGGTGGGCCTTGTTGGTTTAGTTTACGTGACTAACTCTGGCGCGCCTAAGCTAGAGGATGGCGAGAAGATCTTCATGCTTCTTGTGAACGCGATGTTCCACCCAGTAATCGCAGGTATCCTACTGGCTGCAATCCTAGCGGCAATCATGAGTACTGCGGATTCACAGCTTCTTGTTTCTTCATCTGCAATGGCAGAAGATCTGTACAAGCAAGTACTTAAGAAAGATGCGACGTCTGAAGAGATCGTTCGTGTAGGTCGCTTCGCGGTAATCCTAATCTCTCTTATTGCACTTGCGCTAGCAATGACACCAGACAGTTCAGTACTTGGCCTTGTGTCTTATGCATGGGCTGGTTTTGGTGCGGCATTCGGTCCTGCTATCGTATTGAGCCTGTATTGGTCTCGTATGAACCGCAACGGCGCTCTAGCGGGTATCGTGGTTGGTGGTGTGACGATTGTACTTTGGAAACAGTTCACGGGCGGTTGGTTCGATGTTTACGAAATCGTACCGGGCATCATCCTATCGACTATCTCTATCGTTATCGTGAGTCTAATTACTGGCGAGCCAGAAGAGCAAGTTAAGAAGCAACACGCTGAGTTCGAGAAAAACCTTGTTGAACTAGACTAA
- a CDS encoding Lrp/AsnC family transcriptional regulator → MSQHQLDRIDKEILRILHIKGRLPVVELAKQVNLTTSPCSDRLKRLEKERYITGYHAELCSEKLGLDVQVFIHIRLDQTSFSIFDKFAQAVELMPEVEECYSLSGDFDTMIKVRVKDMKAYQAFMATKLGTLPGVIQTRSEVVIEEHKKGFGVNPELLATLK, encoded by the coding sequence ATGTCTCAGCATCAACTTGATCGTATCGATAAAGAGATACTAAGAATTCTGCATATAAAAGGGCGTCTGCCAGTTGTTGAATTAGCGAAACAGGTAAACCTAACAACTTCTCCTTGCTCCGATAGACTGAAACGACTGGAAAAAGAGCGTTACATAACGGGTTATCACGCTGAATTGTGCTCAGAAAAGTTGGGGCTTGATGTACAAGTCTTTATCCATATCCGTCTCGATCAAACCAGTTTTTCGATTTTTGATAAATTTGCCCAAGCGGTTGAGTTGATGCCTGAGGTGGAAGAGTGTTATTCATTGTCTGGTGACTTTGACACCATGATCAAGGTTCGAGTTAAAGATATGAAGGCATACCAAGCGTTTATGGCAACCAAACTAGGTACCTTGCCAGGCGTTATTCAGACGCGTAGTGAAGTCGTGATTGAAGAGCATAAAAAGGGTTTTGGTGTAAACCCTGAGTTGTTGGCAACTTTGAAGTAG
- the putA gene encoding bifunctional proline dehydrogenase/L-glutamate gamma-semialdehyde dehydrogenase PutA, translating into MFTATDVLKPEFNEQSLDDLWSLISPLYMVDETQWLEQLLPLATPSESEKKQIADKTTSLIESIRTDKTSIQMIDALLLEYSLDTQEGILLMCLAEALMRIPDSATADALIRDKLSVADWKSHLKNSDSVFVNASTWGLMLTGKVVGLSSNEQSAGQAVNRLVNKLSEPVIRKAMHQAMKVMGHQFVLGRSIAEAQKNGKSMRDKGFTYSYDMLGEAALTTADANKYFKDYLMAIEAVGRDTYVSSKSSPAPSVSIKLSALHPRYEVANEDRVLTELCDTLEQLLRRAVELDVAITIDAEEADRLELSLKLFEKLYRTDLVKGWGKFGLVIQAYSKRALPVLVWLNRLAKEQGDLIPLRLVKGAYWDSEIKWSQQAGFTDYPVYTRKEATDVAYLACARYLLSPSVRGNIFPQFASHNAHTVSAIAVMTDHKDFEFQRLHGMGDSLYNHAMEAYQQSVRIYAPVGSHKDLLPYLVRRLLENGANSSFVHRLVDARCPVAELTQHPVDMLLAFDTLHNTKIPLPPAVFPDRKNSYGVNIDIESEAHQFEEQVKSYLNNQWTAGPVINGESLAESMIKADQNVEQVTAPYDRRINVGQVAFANLDHVSAAITGADAAFADWNATSVETKAAALEKLADLMEDNLAELVAICHQEAGKTIHDSVDEVREAVDFCRYYAKQANNLQGFELKGFDGQTRIASRQGRGVFVCISPWNFPLAIFLGQITAALVAGNTVVAKPAEQTSLIAARAVELMNEAGFPAGTIQLLPGRGAEIGSALTSHDAIAGVAFTGSTPTAQRINVSLASRNAKPVPFIAETGGQNAMIVDSTALPEQVVRDVIRSAFASAGQRCSALRVLYIQEDIADRVVGLIHGAMDELSVGIPHLHKTDVGPVIDQNAKQKLLAHLENMTNSQKKVAQLSLGSDCEHGDFVPPSAFEIDDISCLKEEQFGPVLHIVRFKASELAQVVDQINQTGFGLTMGIHSRNETTYRWIEKHIRVGNCYINRDQVGAVVGVQPFGGQGLSGTGPKAGGPHYLYRFTDVHFSQSQDKA; encoded by the coding sequence ATGTTTACAGCTACTGATGTGTTAAAACCAGAATTCAATGAGCAATCGCTTGATGATCTATGGTCGCTTATCTCACCATTGTATATGGTGGATGAAACCCAATGGCTAGAGCAGCTCCTGCCACTAGCTACCCCTTCTGAGTCTGAAAAGAAGCAAATCGCAGACAAAACGACATCATTGATCGAATCTATCCGAACGGATAAGACTTCTATCCAGATGATCGATGCCTTGTTGCTTGAATACAGCTTAGATACTCAAGAAGGCATCTTGCTGATGTGTCTGGCGGAAGCTTTGATGCGTATTCCTGATTCAGCAACGGCTGATGCGCTGATTCGTGACAAACTCAGTGTTGCGGATTGGAAATCTCACCTGAAGAATTCTGACTCGGTTTTTGTTAACGCATCCACTTGGGGCCTAATGCTAACGGGCAAGGTGGTTGGACTTTCATCTAATGAGCAGAGTGCTGGTCAAGCAGTAAACCGTTTAGTGAACAAGCTTTCTGAGCCGGTGATTCGTAAAGCGATGCACCAAGCGATGAAGGTGATGGGTCACCAATTCGTTCTTGGTCGCAGCATTGCTGAAGCGCAAAAGAACGGTAAGTCTATGCGTGACAAAGGTTTTACCTACTCATACGACATGCTAGGTGAAGCGGCACTGACTACGGCAGACGCAAACAAATACTTCAAAGATTACCTAATGGCGATTGAAGCCGTAGGTCGAGATACCTACGTATCTTCAAAATCGAGTCCTGCTCCATCGGTTTCTATCAAGCTTTCTGCGCTTCACCCACGTTATGAAGTGGCGAACGAAGATCGAGTATTGACGGAACTGTGCGACACGCTAGAGCAGCTATTGCGCCGCGCCGTAGAGCTTGATGTTGCGATTACGATTGATGCGGAAGAAGCCGATCGCCTAGAGCTTTCTCTTAAATTATTCGAAAAACTGTACCGCACTGACCTTGTGAAAGGTTGGGGTAAATTTGGTCTGGTTATTCAAGCTTACTCAAAACGTGCGCTGCCGGTTCTAGTATGGCTAAACCGCTTGGCGAAAGAGCAGGGTGATTTAATCCCGCTTCGCTTGGTGAAAGGCGCGTATTGGGACAGCGAGATCAAATGGTCACAACAAGCTGGTTTCACTGATTACCCAGTTTACACACGCAAAGAAGCGACAGACGTAGCTTACCTTGCCTGTGCGCGTTACCTATTGAGCCCAAGCGTTCGTGGCAATATCTTCCCGCAGTTTGCGAGCCACAATGCTCACACCGTTTCTGCTATTGCAGTGATGACTGACCATAAAGACTTTGAATTCCAGCGCTTACACGGCATGGGGGATTCTCTTTACAACCATGCAATGGAAGCTTACCAACAGTCAGTACGTATCTACGCACCGGTTGGCAGCCATAAAGACCTCCTGCCATACCTAGTACGTCGCTTGCTAGAAAACGGCGCAAACAGTTCGTTTGTACATCGTTTGGTTGATGCTCGCTGCCCAGTTGCTGAGTTGACACAACACCCTGTCGATATGCTTCTGGCATTTGATACATTGCACAACACTAAGATTCCATTGCCACCGGCCGTATTCCCTGATCGTAAAAACTCTTACGGTGTGAACATTGATATCGAAAGTGAAGCGCATCAGTTTGAAGAGCAGGTTAAGTCTTACCTTAACAATCAATGGACTGCAGGCCCTGTGATCAACGGTGAATCTCTTGCTGAAAGCATGATCAAGGCTGATCAGAACGTTGAGCAAGTAACCGCACCTTACGATCGTCGTATTAATGTGGGTCAGGTGGCTTTCGCTAACCTTGATCATGTTTCCGCAGCGATCACTGGCGCAGATGCGGCATTTGCTGATTGGAACGCGACTTCGGTTGAAACCAAAGCGGCTGCGCTTGAGAAGCTGGCTGACCTGATGGAAGACAACCTTGCTGAGCTAGTGGCGATTTGTCATCAAGAAGCGGGTAAGACGATTCACGACAGCGTTGATGAAGTGCGTGAAGCGGTCGACTTCTGTCGTTACTACGCAAAACAAGCAAACAACCTACAAGGTTTCGAACTAAAAGGTTTTGATGGCCAAACACGAATCGCTTCACGACAAGGTCGTGGTGTGTTCGTTTGTATCAGCCCTTGGAACTTCCCTCTCGCTATCTTCCTTGGCCAAATTACAGCGGCACTAGTCGCGGGTAACACGGTTGTGGCGAAACCTGCTGAGCAAACAAGCTTAATTGCAGCTCGCGCAGTGGAACTGATGAACGAAGCGGGTTTCCCTGCTGGCACCATTCAGTTACTTCCAGGTCGTGGTGCTGAGATCGGCAGTGCGCTAACCAGCCATGATGCGATTGCGGGCGTAGCCTTTACGGGTTCAACCCCAACAGCGCAACGTATCAATGTGTCATTGGCAAGCCGTAACGCTAAGCCAGTTCCGTTTATCGCGGAAACCGGCGGCCAAAATGCAATGATCGTCGACAGTACGGCACTGCCTGAGCAGGTAGTTCGTGACGTAATTCGTTCTGCATTCGCTTCTGCTGGTCAACGTTGTTCTGCACTGCGTGTGCTTTACATCCAAGAGGACATTGCAGACCGCGTGGTTGGATTGATTCACGGTGCAATGGACGAACTGAGTGTTGGTATTCCACATCTACACAAAACCGATGTTGGTCCTGTTATCGACCAAAATGCGAAGCAGAAGTTGTTGGCGCACTTAGAAAACATGACCAATTCCCAGAAGAAAGTAGCTCAGCTTTCTTTAGGTTCTGATTGTGAACATGGTGATTTTGTTCCACCAAGTGCTTTTGAAATCGATGACATTAGTTGCTTGAAAGAAGAACAGTTTGGCCCTGTGCTGCACATTGTTCGCTTCAAAGCGAGTGAGTTAGCGCAAGTTGTAGACCAAATTAACCAAACCGGTTTTGGCTTAACTATGGGGATCCACAGCCGTAACGAGACAACTTACCGTTGGATCGAGAAACACATTCGTGTGGGTAACTGTTACATCAACCGTGACCAAGTGGGCGCTGTTGTTGGGGTTCAACCATTCGGCGGTCAAGGTTTGTCGGGTACTGGCCCTAAAGCGGGTGGTCCTCACTACCTATACCGCTTTACTGATGTTCATTTTTCTCAATCACAAGACAAGGCATAA